AAGGCATGGGATCACGGACTGGAACATAGAAGGTAGAGCACAAGGACAATCTGATATCCCGCTTAACGAAATGGGAAGAAGACAAGCCCAATGTGTTGCAACTAGATTATTTGGGGAACATTGGGATTTAATGATATCAAGTAAACTTTCCAGAGCTAGAGAAACAGCTCAAATTATTGGGAAGACGTTGAATATTTCTAATCTCAAATATGATAATAGATTAATAGAGATCAACTGTGGAAAAATCGAAGGGTTAACAGAAGATGAAAGAGTTTTAAAATGGGGATTAAATTGGCGTGAAGCTGATATAGAAATGGAGAACTCACAAGATGTAGCCATTAGAGGAGAATCAGTTCTAAAAGAAATTTTAGAATCTTATGGTGGTAAAAGAATTCTTGTCATTAGTCACGGAGCTCTTATAGGGATAACATTGCAAAAAATACTTCCCCATAGATTTAGCAAAACTTATATTGATAATACTTCAATTACAATTCTTAATTATAAAAAGGAATCTTGGGAATGTCCATTATACAATTGTATACAACATCTGAATGGAAGATGAAATCTATCAATTTATTTTCCACCTAAATTAAATTAAGTGATATAATTTATGGATACTTATCTATATCTATACTTAATTAAGGTGGAAAATGATGAACAAAAAAACAACATTCTTAGTAATTATTTTTACAATTATCGTAATTGTCATATCAGTATCTATTGTCATGGGTTTTCAAAAGTTGAAAGGGAAACATTTAGATGAAATCGATCGTGTCATCACATCAATCGGAGGAAAGGTAATAAAGGTAAGTGAAGCTAATCCAAAAAGTTCTCCATTTGAAGATGAAAGTGATAGAGATAATATTATTTATAAAATTAAATATGAGAAGTCAGGAAATCAATTGATAGCTTGGTACAGAGGGATTAATCAAGTAAATGATATACATGATCAAACATTCCCATTTGGGGAAAAATGGATATTTGAAGATTAAATAATGAATTAAACAACTTAAACAAAACACAAAGGACTAATTTCTGTAAGAGGGAAATTAGTCCTTTTTTTATATTTCGGTGATATCTTTACTTTTAAAATTATGCCAAAGTATGCATTCAAAAAAACAGGATCTTGTTTTTCTCAAAGATCCTGTTTTCTCACTTCTTATTGATGTTATCTTTTAAATCTCGCAGCATAATTAAAGATAGGATCTTTTAGTTCAAACTCATAAGTGATCCCATCCACAATACCAACAACTTGATTACTATCATAAAGATCAAGCATAAATCCTGCCATTTCTTTTGCCGTATGAAATTTAGGTATTGCACCGTTATAATCAAAATCTTCAACATCCATTGAACGTTTTGCAAATTCTGTTTCTGTAGCAGCTGGAGCCAACACTTTTGCCTTCATTTTTGCACCTTGTTCATTCAGTTCATGTGCAAGTCCTTCGGTAAATGAACTTACATAAAATTTAGTAGCACAATAAGTTATAGCATCTGCAACAAGAGTATATCCTCCACCAGATGAAACATTTATTAACTGTGATCCTTCAACATTTAAATAATCACGTACGTAAAGAGAAGAAAGTAATGTCAACGCCTCAATATTCAAATGTAACATTTCTTCTATTTTATCTAAATGTTGATCAGCAATTGAAGCAAAGTTACCAAATCCTGCATTATTGATCCAAGTTTCGATTTGGAATTCTTGAAGACTTTCATATAATCTGTAAACATTTTCTGTCACAGATAAGTCTGTTGTTCGAATGATTACATCAATGTTTGGATTCATTTGCATGATCTCAGATTTTAAATCCTCTAATTTTTCTTTTCTGCGAGCTACAATAATTAAGTTTTTTTCTCTAGACGCAAAAGCGAGTGCA
The window above is part of the Chengkuizengella sediminis genome. Proteins encoded here:
- a CDS encoding histidine phosphatase family protein, coding for MTTIGMIRHGITDWNIEGRAQGQSDIPLNEMGRRQAQCVATRLFGEHWDLMISSKLSRARETAQIIGKTLNISNLKYDNRLIEINCGKIEGLTEDERVLKWGLNWREADIEMENSQDVAIRGESVLKEILESYGGKRILVISHGALIGITLQKILPHRFSKTYIDNTSITILNYKKESWECPLYNCIQHLNGR
- a CDS encoding SDR family NAD(P)-dependent oxidoreductase gives rise to the protein MKYTVITGASSGIGYETALAFASREKNLIIVARRKEKLEDLKSEIMQMNPNIDVIIRTTDLSVTENVYRLYESLQEFQIETWINNAGFGNFASIADQHLDKIEEMLHLNIEALTLLSSLYVRDYLNVEGSQLINVSSGGGYTLVADAITYCATKFYVSSFTEGLAHELNEQGAKMKAKVLAPAATETEFAKRSMDVEDFDYNGAIPKFHTAKEMAGFMLDLYDSNQVVGIVDGITYEFELKDPIFNYAARFKR